A window of Salmo trutta chromosome 5, fSalTru1.1, whole genome shotgun sequence contains these coding sequences:
- the LOC115194834 gene encoding equistatin-like — translation MAILTIILLVSTAFALGDAIIRPRTPCEDAIDGAVIRPKTPCEDARDAAINGPNGAYIPTCDHHGQYTPKQCSGSTGYCWCVTSTGQKIQGTETPPGTAINC, via the exons ATGGCAATATTGACCATCATTCTGCTTGTCAGCACAGCTTTTGCTCTGGGAG ATGCTATAATACGACCCAGGACCCCCTGTGAGGATGCTATAGATGGCGCGGTGATACGACCCAAGACCCCCTGTGAGGATGCTAGAGATGCTGCTATAAATGGCCCAAATGGCGCCTACATCCCCACGTGTGACCACCATGGACAATACACCCCTAAGCAATGTTCGGGCTCTACAG GTTACTGTTGGTGTGTGACCAGTACTGGACAGAAGATCCAGGGTACAGAGACCCCACCAGGAACTGCTATCAACTGCTAG